A section of the Sphingomonas sp. LT1P40 genome encodes:
- the trhO gene encoding oxygen-dependent tRNA uridine(34) hydroxylase TrhO, translated as MPKTRPPIRVAALYQFTPFDDCGAIRDGLVAVCAVHGVKGTLLLAHEGINGTIAGSDDGIEAVLTHVRALPGCAAIDVKESRSRVKPFLRMKIRIKREIVTMGQPDIDPLDDVGHYVSPHDWNDLIADPRTILIDTRNDYEVALGSFSGAIDPHTRSFRDFPDWFRANRDKLAPPGEAPKIAMFCTGGIRCEKSTAFLKSEGLGDVYHLKGGILAYLEQVPEAESRWEGECFVFDERVSVGHGLTPGDNQLCRACRMPVTPAQRQSPDYVEGVACPACHAERTDEQRSRYAERHRQALLAEARGETHLGTVFSDPDD; from the coding sequence TTGCCTAAAACCCGTCCGCCGATCCGTGTCGCCGCGCTGTATCAGTTCACGCCGTTCGATGACTGTGGGGCAATCCGTGACGGACTCGTTGCAGTCTGCGCCGTGCATGGCGTGAAAGGCACGCTGCTGCTGGCGCATGAAGGCATCAACGGCACGATCGCGGGATCGGACGACGGCATCGAAGCCGTCCTGACGCATGTCCGTGCCCTCCCCGGATGCGCGGCGATCGATGTGAAGGAATCGCGCTCGCGCGTGAAGCCGTTCCTGCGCATGAAAATACGCATCAAGCGTGAGATCGTGACGATGGGTCAGCCCGACATCGATCCGCTGGACGATGTCGGGCATTATGTGTCGCCGCACGACTGGAACGATCTGATCGCCGACCCTCGCACGATCCTGATCGATACGCGTAACGACTATGAAGTGGCGCTGGGCAGCTTCAGCGGCGCGATCGACCCGCACACGCGCAGCTTCCGCGATTTTCCGGACTGGTTTCGCGCCAATCGAGACAAGCTCGCGCCGCCGGGCGAAGCGCCGAAGATCGCGATGTTCTGCACCGGCGGCATCCGCTGCGAAAAATCCACCGCATTCCTGAAGTCGGAGGGGCTGGGCGATGTCTATCATCTGAAAGGCGGCATCCTCGCCTATCTGGAGCAGGTGCCCGAGGCCGAGAGCCGCTGGGAAGGCGAATGTTTCGTGTTCGACGAGCGTGTCTCGGTCGGCCACGGCCTGACCCCCGGCGACAATCAGCTGTGCCGCGCCTGCCGCATGCCGGTTACCCCGGCGCAACGCCAATCGCCGGACTATGTCGAGGGCGTCGCCTGCCCCGCCTGCCACGCCGAGCGCACGGACGAACAGCGCAGCCGCTATGCCGAGCGTCACCGTCAGGCATTACTGGCCGAGGCGCGGGGTGAAACGCATCTCGGCACTGTGTTTTCCGACCCGGATGACTGA
- a CDS encoding amidohydrolase family protein, translating into MKDTDPAPALANLKRQVQQIRDIMDRGWHVVTGTDAPIDFSGISLHLNLRGMVRFGVSPYEALLSATRHSGAFLGEPIGRIAPGMLADLILVEGDPLGRIEDAAAVRQVVVNGVAHTPESLMAPFAQVPTAAARNVILPPIRAADQHYWWQEASYVESSSGACCAGHFAQV; encoded by the coding sequence ATGAAGGACACCGACCCCGCCCCCGCGCTCGCCAATCTCAAACGGCAGGTGCAACAGATCCGGGACATCATGGACCGGGGCTGGCACGTCGTCACGGGGACCGACGCGCCGATCGATTTCTCCGGCATCAGCCTGCACCTCAATTTGCGCGGCATGGTTCGATTCGGGGTCAGCCCGTATGAAGCATTGCTCTCCGCCACCCGCCATTCCGGCGCGTTCCTGGGTGAGCCGATCGGCCGGATCGCACCCGGCATGCTCGCCGACCTGATCCTGGTCGAGGGCGATCCGCTCGGACGGATCGAGGATGCGGCGGCGGTCAGGCAGGTGGTCGTCAACGGCGTCGCACATACACCGGAATCGCTGATGGCCCCGTTCGCACAAGTGCCTACTGCGGCCGCCCGAAACGTGATCCTGCCGCCGATCCGCGCCGCCGATCAGCATTATTGGTGGCAGGAAGCATCCTATGTCGAAAGCAGCAGCGGGGCGTGCTGCGCGGGGCATTTCGCCCAAGTTTGA